In the Magnetospirillum sp. WYHS-4 genome, AACGACGGCCCGACCACCAGCGCGGTGACGCTGGACGCGGGGACGGAAGATACCTCTGTGGTCATCAGCAAGGCGGACCTGCTGGCGAACGCTGCGGACGTCGACGGCGACGCGCTGTCGGCGGCGAACATCACGTCCGACCACGGCACGGTGGTGGACAACGGCGACGGGACGGTGACGTTCACGCCGGACGCCAATTACAACGGCGCGGTGACCTTCGGCTACACGGTTTCGGACGGTCACGGCGGGACGGCTTCCGGGTCGGCCACGATGAACGTGGCGGCGGTGAACGACGGCCCGACCACCAGCACGGTGACGCTGGGCGCGGGGACGGAAGATACCTCGGTGGTCATCAGCAAGGCGGACCTGCTGGCCAATGCTTCCGATCTGGACGGCGACAGCCTGTCGGCGGCCAACATCACGTCCAACCACGGGACCATCGTCGACAACGGCAACGGCACCGTTACCTTCACGCCGGACGCCAACTACAGCGGCGCGGTGACCTTCAGCTACACCGTTTCGGACGGCCATGGCGGCACGGCTTCCGGTTCCGCCACCATGAATCTGGCCGGCGTCGCCGATAGCCCGACCCTGGACGGCGTCAACGTCTCCGGCAACGAGGACAGCGCCATTGCCTTGAACATCTCGGCGGCTCTGACGGATGCCTCGGAAACCATGTCCATCATCATTGCGGGCGTTCCGGAAGGGGCGAGCCTGTCGGCGGGCATGGATAACGGCGACGGCACCTGGACCTTGACAGGCGGCGAACTGAACGGCCTGACCATCACCCCGCCGACCAACTACAACGGCAACTTCAACCTGTCGGTGACGGCGACATCGGTCGACGGCACCTCGCAGGCGACGGCGACCGACAGTTTCCAGGTTCACGTTAATCCGATGGCGGAGCAAGCCACGGTGGACGGTGCCAACGTCTCGGGGACCGAGGACAATTCCATCGCCCTCAACATCACCGGTTCGGCCAATACCTTCACGATTTCCGGCCTGCCCGAAGGGGCGAGCCTGTCGGCCGGCACCGAGAATGCCGACGGTACCTGGACCGTGTCCTCCGGACAGCTTTCCGGCCTGACCGTGACCCCGCCGCAGGACTATAGCGGCAGCTTCAACCTGACCGTGACGGCGCAGTCGGTGGATGGTTCGGACGTCTCGACGGCGACGGACACCTTCACGGTGAACGTCTCGGGCGTGGCCGACGAGGCCGGCCTGAACGTCACCCTGGGCGCCGGCCAGCAGAGCGTGGTGGACGACACGACGGGGCGGACGATCACGGGGACCTCGGGCAACGACTCGCTGGCGGGCGGCGCAGGCAACGACGTCATTTCCACCGGCGGCAGCAGCGGCGAGGACTTCATCGACGCCGGCAAGGGCGACGACACCATCACCGGCTCGGGCAGCACGGACGATCGGCTGCTGGGCGGGTTGGGCGACGACAAGATCTACAGCAGCGACAGTTCCGGCGACATGATGGTCGGCGGCGGCGGCGACGACCAGGCCTGGGGCGGCGGCGGCAACGATCTCTATGTCTTCGAAGTCGGCGGCGGCGACGATACCTTCCATGGCGGCTCGGGCACCGACCAGATGGTGCTGATGGGAGACAACGGCGTCATCACCGACGCCAGCCAGTTCACCATCACCATGACGTCGGGCAGCTACACGGCGCAGAGCGGCTACCTGCAATTCTCGTCGGGTGCCACCGGCGTCATCAACTTCGCCGACGGCAGTTCGTTGACCTTCGACGGGGTCGAGAAGCTGCAGTTGCAGGACGACTTCTCGTTCGACGACGGCTGGGACTTCTTCCAGGGCGCCGACCAGCGTAGCGACAGCTTCCAGGGCATCGTCGGCGACGGCAACTACTTCGGCAGCGCCGGCAACGACACCATCACCGGCAATACCGCCGAGGACTTCGTTTCCGGCGGCGCCGGCAACGACGTCATCAGCACCGGCGACGACAACGACATCCTGATCGGCGGCACCGGCAACGACCGTCTGACAGCCGGCAGCGACAACGACATCATGGCCGGCAACGAGGGCAACGACGTCCTGGACGGCGGCAGCGGC is a window encoding:
- a CDS encoding cadherin-like domain-containing protein is translated as NDGPTTSAVTLDAGTEDTSVVISKADLLANAADVDGDALSAANITSDHGTVVDNGDGTVTFTPDANYNGAVTFGYTVSDGHGGTASGSATMNVAAVNDGPTTSTVTLGAGTEDTSVVISKADLLANASDLDGDSLSAANITSNHGTIVDNGNGTVTFTPDANYSGAVTFSYTVSDGHGGTASGSATMNLAGVADSPTLDGVNVSGNEDSAIALNISAALTDASETMSIIIAGVPEGASLSAGMDNGDGTWTLTGGELNGLTITPPTNYNGNFNLSVTATSVDGTSQATATDSFQVHVNPMAEQATVDGANVSGTEDNSIALNITGSANTFTISGLPEGASLSAGTENADGTWTVSSGQLSGLTVTPPQDYSGSFNLTVTAQSVDGSDVSTATDTFTVNVSGVADEAGLNVTLGAGQQSVVDDTTGRTITGTSGNDSLAGGAGNDVISTGGSSGEDFIDAGKGDDTITGSGSTDDRLLGGLGDDKIYSSDSSGDMMVGGGGDDQAWGGGGNDLYVFEVGGGDDTFHGGSGTDQMVLMGDNGVITDASQFTITMTSGSYTAQSGYLQFSSGATGVINFADGSSLTFDGVEKLQLQDDFSFDDGWDFFQGADQRSDSFQGIVGDGNYFGSAGNDTITGNTAEDFVSGGAGNDVISTGDDNDILIGGTGNDRLTAGSDNDIMAGNEGNDVLDGGSGSADIAVFSGNRAQYMVTQNADGSYSVRDLVVGRDGTDTVSNVEKFQFADGTVTSSNLVGTNPSDTSGGSAGTETVYDLDISASLGDSSETLGMIVISGVPDGVSFSAGTDNGNGTWSIEREDLTDLTMTVQSGVTTDFQLSIAVTSTDGTSTATTVQTLSVDVSADAGGGDEGGDAGGGDAAAVGMDNEGHDYAAPEAPDAPDVPGSFGSTLSSGHNTYWGGSGTDVVDGGSGKDTMGGGSGDDTLYGNADKDTLYGDGGNDVLLGGADKDTAWGGSGNDVIDGGTGDDSIGGDDGNDTLFGGDGKDTVWGGSGDDVLSGGEGNDTLGADSGNDTVFDGAGNDTVYGGSGNDTMVAGSGDDDVYGESGNDLFVFGGGAGSDYFDGGSGWSDTIQLTGISNKPNAGDWTLELDSDVGYTETEAGLEFEGDVSGTIRLEDGSELTFSGVEKIEW